CAGTGGCGGGGCGGGGATTCAACCGTCGCGAACTCGTACGACCGCTCGAGCAGACCGAACGGCCAGCGCGGACCGACGCTCACCACGATTCACCATGTCCTCTCACAGCACCGACACGGCCGATCTCGAGGCGACGTACGGAACCGACGAGACGGACTCGCGGGCCGACGCGAGCGGGATCCGCTCGACCGTTCTCACCCAGGTCCGGAACGGGGCCCTCCCGATACTGACCGGCACCGCCCTGCTCGTCGATGCGGTCCGGTCGGCGGGACGGAGTCGACGCCGCGCCGGTCTCCGCGCGTTCGCGGGGGGCGCGCTCCTCGGAATCGGCCTCCGAAAACGGCGCTCGAGCGACGACGCGTCCGGACCGGCGGGCGACGAGTCGAGCGCGTACGACGACACCGAGTCGATCGGGATCGGCGACGAGGGAGGCGAGATCTCGGACGACGCTCGAGCCAACCGCGAGCGCTCCGACGTGCTCCACGGGTCCGAGACGAACCCTCGCGGCGTGTCGGGGGAGCCCGACGTCGAGACCGAGACCGCTTCCGACGAAGGGGACGTTCGGTTCACGACGGACCGGGACGGGGACGCGTCGCCGAAGCCGCACCTCGAGGGGACCGACGAGGATCCGCGCCGCGCCGAGGCCGACCCGGAGGCGGACGACGACCACGTCGAGGTCGACCTCTCGGAGGCCGCGATGGCCGACGAGGCCAGCGAGGCGACGGGCCCCGATCCGGAGCAGGCGTACCCCTCGCTCGAGGGAACCGACCCCGAACCGATGGCGGAAGAAGCGCCGCCGCGGGACGGCCACGAAGCCGATTCGGCCGCCGATTCCGAGGGTGACGACGGCGAGCGCTAGACGGACGACGCGACGAACGAGCGACGCGGCGCCGGCCGCTGACGACCGCGTCGCAATCACGGCAGACGGATTCCGCCGTCCACCTTCTCGAGGTGCAGTTTGGAACCACGGTTTAGTGGGTGACCGTTGGACGACCGGTATGGCCGAGACCGAACTATCGACGCCGGAGTTCGAGTACGATATCGAGAGCGCGATCGTCACGGGGGCGACCGGCGACGTCGGGTCGTGGGTCGTCGACCGACTGGCGGATCGCGGCGTCGACATCGTCGGCGTCGATTTCGACCGGCCCGACGGCGTGCGCGCCAACGTCGACTTTCGGGCCGTCGACCTGACCGAGGGCGTCGACACCTGGGAGACGATCGCCGAGGTCGATCCCGACGCCGTCGTCCACCTGGCGGCGCTCTCGGATCCACTCGAGAACCCGTCGACGCGGCTCTTCGAGAACAACGTCACGAGCGCGTACAACGTCCTGCAGGCGGCCGGCCGCGAGGGGATCGACGTCGTCTGGTCGTCCTCGCAGGCGACCTACGGCGCGCTGTTCGCGGAGTCGACGTGGACGCCGGACTACCTGCCGATCGACGAGGCCCACGACCGCCGGCCCGAGGACGCCTACGGGCTCTCGAAGGTCTGCGGCGAGGAGATCGCGAAATCGATGGCCCGCCGGTACGGGATCTCGGTCGCGACGATCCGGCCGGCGACGATCTTTTCGCCGACGAAGGAGCGAGCGCGACCGACCGAGGACGGCTCGGACCTCTCGAGCGAGGAGCCGACCGGCAACTTCGCGTCCTACGTCGACGTGCGCGACGTCGCGCGGCTGATCGAAGCGGCGCTGGCGGCCGACCTCGAGGGCCACGAGGAGTTCCTCTGCGTCGCCGACGAGAACTACCTCGGGCGGCCGACCGCGGAACTCGTGGAGACGGTCTGTGGATCGATTCCCGGCGAGGTCGACCTCGAGGGCAAGGAGTCGGCGCTGTCGAACGCGAAGGCCGCCGAGGTGCTCGGCTGGACGCCCGCCCACACCTGGCACGAGGGGGCCGACGAGGACGTGTCGGGGCCGACGTGGCTGTAGCTCAGCCGTCGTCGGGGACGGCCGAAAGCTGCGGGCGCCACCGCGGAACGGCCGTTTCGTTCCGGGCGACCAGCGTGACGCGCGGCTCGTCGCCGACGCGGCGCTCGGCGTAGTAGAGGATCGCGAGGTCCGAACACGCCGCCAGCAGTTCGTTCGAATCGAACCGGAACCGATCGCCCGGTCCGGCGTCGCGCTCCGCCGACGCGAGGTAGTGTTCGTAACAGAGGACGCCCCCGGGCGCGAGGGCGTCGATCAGGGCCGGCAGGCGATCGCGCGCGTCGAAGAAACTCACCGTCACGAGGTCGTAGCTCTCCTCGGGGACGCAGTAGCGATCGGCGTCGGCCAGAATCCAGTTGACGGTCGTCCCGCGTTCGCTCGCCCGCTCGCGGGCCCGCGAGAGCTTCGCGCTCGAGAGATCGACGGCGTCGACGGTCCAGCCGCGCTCCGCCAGGGCGAGGGCGTTCCGACCGGTGCCGGTGGCGACGTCGAAGGCCCGGCCGGGGGACAGTTCCTCGACGACCGACCGAACGATCGGCGCGAGTCCGTCCGATCCGACGGCGTCGCCTCGAGACGGACCCGAACCCGACCGAGCGGCGTCGTGGTCTTCGGTCACGGCTCGCACTCGCGGGACGCAGCGCCTTAGTTTCTCGCGGGATTCGACGATCGCCC
This portion of the Haloterrigena gelatinilytica genome encodes:
- a CDS encoding NAD-dependent epimerase/dehydratase family protein, yielding MAETELSTPEFEYDIESAIVTGATGDVGSWVVDRLADRGVDIVGVDFDRPDGVRANVDFRAVDLTEGVDTWETIAEVDPDAVVHLAALSDPLENPSTRLFENNVTSAYNVLQAAGREGIDVVWSSSQATYGALFAESTWTPDYLPIDEAHDRRPEDAYGLSKVCGEEIAKSMARRYGISVATIRPATIFSPTKERARPTEDGSDLSSEEPTGNFASYVDVRDVARLIEAALAADLEGHEEFLCVADENYLGRPTAELVETVCGSIPGEVDLEGKESALSNAKAAEVLGWTPAHTWHEGADEDVSGPTWL
- a CDS encoding class I SAM-dependent methyltransferase, translated to MTEDHDAARSGSGPSRGDAVGSDGLAPIVRSVVEELSPGRAFDVATGTGRNALALAERGWTVDAVDLSSAKLSRARERASERGTTVNWILADADRYCVPEESYDLVTVSFFDARDRLPALIDALAPGGVLCYEHYLASAERDAGPGDRFRFDSNELLAACSDLAILYYAERRVGDEPRVTLVARNETAVPRWRPQLSAVPDDG